A single window of Sparus aurata chromosome 22, fSpaAur1.1, whole genome shotgun sequence DNA harbors:
- the cep170bb gene encoding centrosomal protein of 170 kDa protein B isoform X2 yields MQTPLLWSFRCGAGAALRVDAAGGSWCVRRRRRCHNSSSITDNPSDRERSGSVSALSRSLPACRSVDLRYRLRSLRDASHALSAPQRVGPGFNLRREAAAASGAEDALGFPSRPVKMSVTSWFLVSSSGTRHRLPKEMIFVGREDCELMLQSRSVDKQHAVINYNPTTDEHLVKDLGSLNGTFVNDLRIPDQTYITLKLSDIIRFGYDSHVYILEKSQHKVPEEALKHEKYSSQLQMSLKAAEGKKTELEDRTRADKTPSTKTQEAPGSRPTPLYGQPSWWGEEDYGSKVHSSDEAHAEVQRDSSSVEPDFSGSLSDSQQKTIFPSYHREPSYFEIPTKDFQHLKTLGAELHEIPTKDTDTPLAPPSPPTPTPPVVQSHASFTIEFDDCMPGKIKIKDHVTKFSTRQRKQQAPPTKASITATPAEVMSAESKVADWLVHSDVSMMRRRPTCEDVYSTKSDLAINIKTLKGHHHEDGTQSDSEDPVLKGRRSKSHHSVQSHHSIQSEQSEVSAQSVHCQPAVTQTLQQPLQHSPPRPAPPSPVAPEQPLSQSPPHTQSPTTETPKQGQPEHLTQQAFIIEFFDDNPRKKRSQSFTHNPAHTDSYSTLRAKLERRKGGERPASVHGHIPPTQQVTVPLKGQGHGGPQRSSSLKREKTEGEAASSASSSRSSSGIIIRPFGSVGKKSKLAQEFAAEFLKDSSQQDSPPMRDKTSPPPMSAPPVMVSPPHAQIPSPQEPAAPSSISYPSSPLQHPAVSKSSIPTSAVGQSASPVHSSGPAMSPMMPLSIRAADPKCSQRVMKNEEDDSLSDAGTYTIETESQDKEVEEARNMIDQVFGVLDSPEYSGVNTGVYRPVINDGKDEQANLPSDGSTVDPLHGFIPAAISGPPTGPIQVPPAHAAGLEGPKWVSRWASLADSYAEPGSTPPQGECLEDLHLMSRSMGNYSYDNSESESSHSSRTRRLLPQVPPERLDSLPPSILIRHEPYQEPLDRVSTHPRPQDSSQCLSVQDDVDPDSLSDASRSDDGPVLEKTKKNQARTGSVSTGGTGPQFKGPEKVSPSAKSTSFYIGSEDSPGKPDPARSPLQSERTRDPPAKTPPTTVLIRHLSGHEPRRTGVKPNSSAPNLQTQDKDSVPTKDSCMSAIVRQESFTKDRPSDTVQMKKLPHISSHPSIRDLEQRRENFQETQSFLQEGEGALSSLDIKFPSSGSGRSSKKGGSSTHMDDSFSGESDVDTASTVSQVSSKNIPVSSASKKRPAISSLQKEKSSSSPSIQEKGRQTTARERLSEKRRNQVTSDSSSKAEAAKRFQMRRSAGNRGSLDLSEGQQGSGPHWTETTSSDHEISRPSSRSKKLIAPLQKEDNGKTPKTSAQQVLTRSNSLSAPRPTRASMLRRARLGEASDNEGAETDRGSQNSDHIIAPTKVSAEGKKLSRLDILAMPRKRTGSFTAPSDNETSSTGRSGISNRNSESAATRKTSVGDARQAVSKGGGTMGKQPLTRTRSSGAKYPSTASRRRQKGSDFSSSSEEDYEMTTGTSKAKRSSHPSASAQTPRGHRTAAARSKSVSLETEEDEDQNEVDPYQNWSTHSAEIAKLSQDLAKDLAILAKEIHDVAGDGDSPSSGMGATTSPSSLPNTPASTISAREELVQHIPEASLNYQKVPPGSAAVSDLDANMNEPEPGSKQRRPWNREEVILDNLMLNPVSQLSQAIRENTEQLAEKMKVLFQNKAEVWEEIEAKINAENEVPILKTSNKEITSILKELRRVQRQLEVINTIVEPGGSVQPAAVGTSSVGQTRPSSREKKPATKPRGAPPTSNANESTKRPPRGPDGAHYMA; encoded by the exons GATGCTCTGGGGTTTCCCAGCAGGCCTGTGAAGATGAGTGTGACATCATGGTTCCTGGTGAGCAGCTCGGGGACTCGACACCGTCTCCCCAAAGAGATGATCTTTGTGGGCCGAGAGGACTGCGAGCTCATGCTGCAG TCCCGCAGTGTGGACAAACAACACGCCGTCATCAACTACAACCCGACCACAGATGAACACCTGGTCAAAGACCTGGGCAGCCTCAACGGG acgTTTGTGAACGACCTGAGGATTCCTGATCAGACCTACATCACCCTGAAACTGTCCGACATCATCCGCTTCGGATATG ATTCTCATGTCTACATTCTGGAGAAAAGTCAACACAAAGTCCCAGAGGAGGCTCtgaag CATGAGAAGTACAGCAGTCAGCTGCAGATGAGTCTGAAAGCTGCAGAGGGGAAGAAGACGGAACTGGAAGATCGAACGAGAGCCGACAAAACACCGAGTACCAAAACACAAG AGGCTCCGGGGAGTCGGCCCACTCCTCTGTACGGGCAGCCCTCCTGGTGGGGAGAAGAGGATTATGGGAGTAAAGTTCACAGCAGTGATGAAGCTCACGCAG AAGTCCAGAGAGATTCTTCGTCTGTGGAACCGGACTTCTCTGGATCTCTGTCGGACTCACAGCAGAAGACCATCTTCCCTTCGTACCACCGTGAACCGAGCTACTTCGAGATCCCCACCAAGGACTTCCAGCACCTGAAAACCTTGGGGGCGGAGCTTCATGAGATCCCCACCAAGGACACAGACACGCCCCTGGCCCCGCCCTCTCCTCCAACCCCAACCCCACCGGTTGTTCAGAGCCACGCCTCCTTCACCATCGAGTTCGATGACTGCATGCCCGGAAAGATCAAGATCAAAGACCACGTCACCAAATTCTCCACCCgccagaggaagcagcaggCTCCGCCCACCAAGGCCTCCATCACAGCCACGCCCGCTGAGGTGATGTCAGCAGAGAGCAAGGTGGCTGATTGGCTGGTGCACAGTGATGTTAGCATGATGAGAAGACGTCCAACATGTGAAGATGTTTACAGCACAAAGAGCGACCTCGCCATTAACATCAAGACCCTGAAAG gtCACCATCATGAGGACGGAACCCAGAGTGACTCAGAGGATCCAGTTCTCAAAGGACGGAGGAGTAAATCCCACCACTCTGTCCAGTCTCACCACTCCATCCAATCAGAGCAGTCAGAGGTTTCAGCTCAGTCTGTCCACTGTCAGCCTGCTGTGACACAGACGCTCCAGCAGCCTCTGCAGCACTCTCCACCCAGACCAGCTCCACCCTCACCTGTGGCCCCAGAGCAGCCCCTGTCCCAGAGTCCTCCTCACACTCAGTCCCCCACCACAGAAACGCCCAAGCAGGGCCAACCTGAGCACCTCACCCAGCAGGCCTTTATCATCGAGTTCTTTGATGACAACCCGCGCAAAAAGCGCTCGCAGTCCTTCACGCACAACCCCGCCCACACTGACTCATACTCCACCCTGAGGGCCAAGCTGGAGCGCCGGAAAGGCGGCGAGAGGCCTGCGTCCGTGCATGGCCACATCCCTCCCACCCAGCAGGTGACAGTTCCTCTAAAGGGTCAGGGCCACGGCGGCCCACAGAGGTCAAGCTCTCTGAAGAGGGAGAAGACAGAGGGGGAGGCAGCCTCCTCGGCCTCGTCCTCCCGCTCCTCCTCGGGTATCATTATCAGACCCTTCGGCAGCGTTGGGAAGAAGTCAAAGCTCGCCCAGGAGTTCGCTGCTGAGTTCCTAAAGGATTCTAGTCAACAGGATTCCCCCCCAATGAGGGACAAGACATCCCCTCCCCCGATGTCTGCACCGCCTGTGATGGTGTCGCCTCCTCATGCACAAATCCCCTCCCCCCAAGAACCTGCTGCACCTTCCTCAATCTCCTACCCCTCCTCCCCCTTACAGCATCCAGCAGTCTCAAAGTCCTCAATCCCCACCAGTGCAGTAGGCCAGAGCGCCTCTCCAGTCCACTCCTCTGGGCCTGCCATGTCCCCAATGATGCCCCTTAGCATCCGTGCTGCGGACCCCAAATGTTCCCAAAGGGTGATGAAGAATGAGGAGGACGACAGCCTGAGTGATGCCGGGACCTACACCATCGAGACGGAGTCGCAGGacaaagaggtggaggaggctcgCAACATGATCGACCAG GTGTTCGGAGTCCTCGACTCTCCAGAGTACAGTGGTGTGAACACAGGAGTGTATAGACCTGTGATAAATGATGGCAAGGATGAGCAAGCTAACCTGCCTAGCGATGGTAGCACAGTGGACCCGTTGCATGGCTTTATCCCAGCTGCTATCAGCGGCCCCCCAACAGGCCCTATACAG GTTCCACCTGCCCATGCAGCAGGTCTGGAAGGACCCAAATGGGTTTCCCGTTGGGCCAGTCTGGCAGACAGCTATGCTGAGCCCGGTTCCACGCCACCTCAAGGGGAATGTCTGGAAG ATTTGCACTTAATGAGCCGGTCGATGGGAAACTACAGCTACGATAACTCTGAGTCAGAGTCCAGCCACAGCTCCAGGACAAGAAGGTTGCTGCCCCAGGTGCCTCCAGAAAGGCTGGATAGTCTTCCCCCGAGTATCCTGATACGCCATGAACCTTACCAGGAGCCTCTAGACAGAGTTTCCACTCATCCCCGCCCACAGGACTCCAGCCAGTGCTTGTCTGTTCAGGATGATGTGGATCCAGACAGTCTCAGTGATGCTAGCCGCTCAGATGATGGACCTGTTctggagaaaacaaagaagaatcAGGCCAGAACTGGATCTGTGTCTACAGGGGGCACTGGTCCTCAGTTCAAGGGTCCAGAGAAAGTGTCTCCCTCCGCTAAATCCACCTCTTTCTACATTGGTTCTGAAGACAGTCCAGGCAAACCAGACCCAGCCCGCAGCCCGTTACAGTCTGAAAGGACAAGAGACCCCCCAGCTAAAACTCCTCCAACCACAGTCCTGATCCGACACCTGAGTGGACATGAACCCCGCAGAACAGGTGTTAAACCGAACAGCTCTGCTCCAAACCTccaaacacaggacaaagactCTGTCCCCACTAAAGACAGCTGCATGTCAGCCATCGTCCGGCAGGAGAGCTTCACCAAAGACCGCCCCAGCGACACTGTCCAGATGAAGAAGCTTCCCCACATCTCTAGCCACCCGTCCATTAGAGACctggagcagaggagggagaacTTCCAGGAGACGCAGTCCTTCCtccaggagggagagggagcttTGTCCTCTCTGGACATCAAGTTCCCCTCGTCTGGCTCCGGTCGTAGTTCAAAGAAAGGAGGCTCCTCCACCCACATGGATGACTCCTTCTCTGGTGAATCGGACGTGGACACAGCGAGCACCGTGAGCCAGgtaagcagcaaaaacattccAGTCAGCTCTGCCTCTAAAAAGCGTCCCGCCATCAGCAGCCTACAGAAGGAGAAGTCCTCCTCTAGCCCATCCATCCAAGAGAAGGGACGGCAAACCACTGCCCGCGAGCGGCTTTCTGAAAAGCGCAGAAACCAAGTGACATCAGATTCGTCAAGCAAGGCAGAAGCAGCAAAGCGCTTCCAGATGCGCCGCAGTGCAGGCAACCGTGGATCCCTGGATCTGTCAGAGGGTCAGCAGGGTTCTGGTCCTCACTGGACTGAAACAACATCATCTGACCATGAAATCTCTCGTCCGTCCAGCCGTAGCAAGAAACTCATCGCCCCTCTTCAGAAAGAAGACAACGGAAAGACACCAAAGACATCAGCGCAGCAGGTTCTGACAAGGTCCAACAGCCTCTCAGCACCACGACCAACTCGGGCATCAATGCTTCGTCGAGCACGTCTGGGCGAGGCCTCAGATAATGAAGGTGCTGAGACTGATCGGGGCTCCCAGAATTCAGACCACATCATTGCTCCAACCAAAGTGTCCGCAGAGGGGAAGAAGCTGTCCAGGCTGGACATCTTAGCGATGCCGAGGAAGAGAACTGGCTCCTTCACAGCTCCCAGCGATAACGAAACGTCCTCCACTGGCCGCTCGGGAATCTCAAACAGGAACTCTGAGTCTGCCGCCACCAGGAAGACATCTGTGGGTGACGCCCGCCAGGCAGTGAGCAAAGGGGGTGGAACCATGGGTAAGCAGCCACTGACCCGCACCCGGTCCAGTGGAGCCAAGTACCCGAGCACAG CTTCGCGTCGCAGACAGAAGGGCTCCGACTTCTCTTCATCCTCGGAGGAAGATTACGAGATGACCACCGGGACCTCCAAAGCCAAGCGATCCTCTCATCCCTCCGCCTCCGCCCAGACGCCACGTGGCCACCGCACAGCTGCTGCCAGATCCAAGTCTGTTTCCCTGGAGacggaggaggacgaggaccaGAATGAGGTCGACCCCTACCAGAACTGGTCCACGCACAGCGCCGAGATCGCCAA GCTCAGTCAGGACCTCGCCAAAGATCTCGCCATCTTGGCGAAGGAGATCCACGATGTTGCCGGGGACGGAGACTCCCCGAGCTCGGGCATGGGCGCCACCACCTCCCCCAGCTCGCTGCCCAACACGCCGGCCTCCACCATCTCTGCCAGGGAGGAg CTGGTCCAACATATCCCTGAGGCCAGTTTAAACTACCAGAAGGTTCCACCAGGTTCTGCAGCCGTCTCGGACCTGGACGCAAACATGAATGAGCCGGAGCCCGGTTCAAAGCAACGCCGTCCGTGGAACCGCGAAGAG GTGATTCTGGACAATCTGATGCTGAATCCAGTGTCTCAGCTGTCTCAGGCCATCCGGGAGAACACGGAGCAGCTGGCAGAGAAAATGAA GGTTCTGTTCCAGAACAAGGCCGAGGTCTGGGAGGAGATAGAAGCCAAGATCAACGCTGAGAACGAAGTCCCCATCCTGAAAACCTCCAACAAG GAAATTACCTCCATTCTGAAAGAGCTGAGAAGAGTCCAGAGGCAGCTTGAAG TTATAAACACCATCGTGGAGCCCGGCGGGAGCGTCCAGCCTGCCGCCGTGGGGACGTCGTCTGTCGGTCAGACTCGACCGTCCTCGAGGGAGAAGAAACCCGCCACCAAACCCCGCGGCGCCCCCCCGACCTCCAACGCCAATGAAAGCACCAAAAGACCACCTCGTGGACCCGACGGGGCCCACTACATGGCCTGA
- the cep170bb gene encoding centrosomal protein of 170 kDa protein B isoform X3, with protein sequence MQTPLLWSFRCGAGAALRVDAAGGSWCVRRRRRCHNSSSITDNPSDRERSGSVSALSRSLPACRSVDLRYRLRSLRDASHALSAPQRVGPGFNLRREAAAASGAEDALGFPSRPVKMSVTSWFLVSSSGTRHRLPKEMIFVGREDCELMLQSRSVDKQHAVINYNPTTDEHLVKDLGSLNGTFVNDLRIPDQTYITLKLSDIIRFGYDSHVYILEKSQHKVPEEALKHEKYSSQLQMSLKAAEGKKTELEDRTRADKTPSTKTQEAPGSRPTPLYGQPSWWGEEDYGSKVHSSDEAHAEVQRDSSSVEPDFSGSLSDSQQKTIFPSYHREPSYFEIPTKDFQHLKTLGAELHEIPTKDTDTPLAPPSPPTPTPPVVQSHASFTIEFDDCMPGKIKIKDHVTKFSTRQRKQQAPPTKASITATPAEVMSAESKVADWLVHSDVSMMRRRPTCEDVYSTKSDLAINIKTLKGHHHEDGTQSDSEDPVLKGRRSKSHHSVQSHHSIQSEQSEVSAQSVHCQPAVTQTLQQPLQHSPPRPAPPSPVAPEQPLSQSPPHTQSPTTETPKQGQPEHLTQQAFIIEFFDDNPRKKRSQSFTHNPAHTDSYSTLRAKLERRKGGERPASVHGHIPPTQQVTVPLKGQGHGGPQRSSSLKREKTEGEAASSASSSRSSSGIIIRPFGSVGKKSKLAQEFAAEFLKDSSQQDSPPMRDKTSPPPMSAPPVMVSPPHAQIPSPQEPAAPSSISYPSSPLQHPAVSKSSIPTSAVGQSASPVHSSGPAMSPMMPLSIRAADPKCSQRVMKNEEDDSLSDAGTYTIETESQDKEVEEARNMIDQVFGVLDSPEYSGVNTGVYRPVINDGKDEQANLPSDGSTVDPLHGFIPAAISGPPTGPIQVPPAHAAGLEGPKWVSRWASLADSYAEPGSTPPQGECLEDLHLMSRSMGNYSYDNSESESSHSSRTRRLLPQVPPERLDSLPPSILIRHEPYQEPLDRVSTHPRPQDSSQCLSVQDDVDPDSLSDASRSDDGPVLEKTKKNQARTGSVSTGGTGPQFKGPEKVSPSAKSTSFYIGSEDSPGKPDPARSPLQSERTRDPPAKTPPTTVLIRHLSGHEPRRTGVKPNSSAPNLQTQDKDSVPTKDSCMSAIVRQESFTKDRPSDTVQMKKLPHISSHPSIRDLEQRRENFQETQSFLQEGEGALSSLDIKFPSSGSGRSSKKGGSSTHMDDSFSGESDVDTASTVSQVSSKNIPVSSASKKRPAISSLQKEKSSSSPSIQEKGRQTTARERLSEKRRNQVTSDSSSKAEAAKRFQMRRSAGNRGSLDLSEGQQGSGPHWTETTSSDHEISRPSSRSKKLIAPLQKEDNGKTPKTSAQQVLTRSNSLSAPRPTRASMLRRARLGEASDNEGAETDRGSQNSDHIIAPTKVSAEGKKLSRLDILAMPRKRTGSFTAPSDNETSSTGRSGISNRNSESAATRKTSVGDARQAVSKGGGTMGKQPLTRTRSSGAKYPSTASRRRQKGSDFSSSSEEDYEMTTGTSKAKRSSHPSASAQTPRGHRTAAARSKSVSLETEEDEDQNEVDPYQNWSTHSAEIAKLSQDLAKDLAILAKEIHDVAGDGDSPSSGMGATTSPSSLPNTPASTISAREEAPSYPYLRGARPSQVILDNLMLNPVSQLSQAIRENTEQLAEKMKVLFQNKAEVWEEIEAKINAENEVPILKTSNKEITSILKELRRVQRQLEVINTIVEPGGSVQPAAVGTSSVGQTRPSSREKKPATKPRGAPPTSNANESTKRPPRGPDGAHYMA encoded by the exons GATGCTCTGGGGTTTCCCAGCAGGCCTGTGAAGATGAGTGTGACATCATGGTTCCTGGTGAGCAGCTCGGGGACTCGACACCGTCTCCCCAAAGAGATGATCTTTGTGGGCCGAGAGGACTGCGAGCTCATGCTGCAG TCCCGCAGTGTGGACAAACAACACGCCGTCATCAACTACAACCCGACCACAGATGAACACCTGGTCAAAGACCTGGGCAGCCTCAACGGG acgTTTGTGAACGACCTGAGGATTCCTGATCAGACCTACATCACCCTGAAACTGTCCGACATCATCCGCTTCGGATATG ATTCTCATGTCTACATTCTGGAGAAAAGTCAACACAAAGTCCCAGAGGAGGCTCtgaag CATGAGAAGTACAGCAGTCAGCTGCAGATGAGTCTGAAAGCTGCAGAGGGGAAGAAGACGGAACTGGAAGATCGAACGAGAGCCGACAAAACACCGAGTACCAAAACACAAG AGGCTCCGGGGAGTCGGCCCACTCCTCTGTACGGGCAGCCCTCCTGGTGGGGAGAAGAGGATTATGGGAGTAAAGTTCACAGCAGTGATGAAGCTCACGCAG AAGTCCAGAGAGATTCTTCGTCTGTGGAACCGGACTTCTCTGGATCTCTGTCGGACTCACAGCAGAAGACCATCTTCCCTTCGTACCACCGTGAACCGAGCTACTTCGAGATCCCCACCAAGGACTTCCAGCACCTGAAAACCTTGGGGGCGGAGCTTCATGAGATCCCCACCAAGGACACAGACACGCCCCTGGCCCCGCCCTCTCCTCCAACCCCAACCCCACCGGTTGTTCAGAGCCACGCCTCCTTCACCATCGAGTTCGATGACTGCATGCCCGGAAAGATCAAGATCAAAGACCACGTCACCAAATTCTCCACCCgccagaggaagcagcaggCTCCGCCCACCAAGGCCTCCATCACAGCCACGCCCGCTGAGGTGATGTCAGCAGAGAGCAAGGTGGCTGATTGGCTGGTGCACAGTGATGTTAGCATGATGAGAAGACGTCCAACATGTGAAGATGTTTACAGCACAAAGAGCGACCTCGCCATTAACATCAAGACCCTGAAAG gtCACCATCATGAGGACGGAACCCAGAGTGACTCAGAGGATCCAGTTCTCAAAGGACGGAGGAGTAAATCCCACCACTCTGTCCAGTCTCACCACTCCATCCAATCAGAGCAGTCAGAGGTTTCAGCTCAGTCTGTCCACTGTCAGCCTGCTGTGACACAGACGCTCCAGCAGCCTCTGCAGCACTCTCCACCCAGACCAGCTCCACCCTCACCTGTGGCCCCAGAGCAGCCCCTGTCCCAGAGTCCTCCTCACACTCAGTCCCCCACCACAGAAACGCCCAAGCAGGGCCAACCTGAGCACCTCACCCAGCAGGCCTTTATCATCGAGTTCTTTGATGACAACCCGCGCAAAAAGCGCTCGCAGTCCTTCACGCACAACCCCGCCCACACTGACTCATACTCCACCCTGAGGGCCAAGCTGGAGCGCCGGAAAGGCGGCGAGAGGCCTGCGTCCGTGCATGGCCACATCCCTCCCACCCAGCAGGTGACAGTTCCTCTAAAGGGTCAGGGCCACGGCGGCCCACAGAGGTCAAGCTCTCTGAAGAGGGAGAAGACAGAGGGGGAGGCAGCCTCCTCGGCCTCGTCCTCCCGCTCCTCCTCGGGTATCATTATCAGACCCTTCGGCAGCGTTGGGAAGAAGTCAAAGCTCGCCCAGGAGTTCGCTGCTGAGTTCCTAAAGGATTCTAGTCAACAGGATTCCCCCCCAATGAGGGACAAGACATCCCCTCCCCCGATGTCTGCACCGCCTGTGATGGTGTCGCCTCCTCATGCACAAATCCCCTCCCCCCAAGAACCTGCTGCACCTTCCTCAATCTCCTACCCCTCCTCCCCCTTACAGCATCCAGCAGTCTCAAAGTCCTCAATCCCCACCAGTGCAGTAGGCCAGAGCGCCTCTCCAGTCCACTCCTCTGGGCCTGCCATGTCCCCAATGATGCCCCTTAGCATCCGTGCTGCGGACCCCAAATGTTCCCAAAGGGTGATGAAGAATGAGGAGGACGACAGCCTGAGTGATGCCGGGACCTACACCATCGAGACGGAGTCGCAGGacaaagaggtggaggaggctcgCAACATGATCGACCAG GTGTTCGGAGTCCTCGACTCTCCAGAGTACAGTGGTGTGAACACAGGAGTGTATAGACCTGTGATAAATGATGGCAAGGATGAGCAAGCTAACCTGCCTAGCGATGGTAGCACAGTGGACCCGTTGCATGGCTTTATCCCAGCTGCTATCAGCGGCCCCCCAACAGGCCCTATACAG GTTCCACCTGCCCATGCAGCAGGTCTGGAAGGACCCAAATGGGTTTCCCGTTGGGCCAGTCTGGCAGACAGCTATGCTGAGCCCGGTTCCACGCCACCTCAAGGGGAATGTCTGGAAG ATTTGCACTTAATGAGCCGGTCGATGGGAAACTACAGCTACGATAACTCTGAGTCAGAGTCCAGCCACAGCTCCAGGACAAGAAGGTTGCTGCCCCAGGTGCCTCCAGAAAGGCTGGATAGTCTTCCCCCGAGTATCCTGATACGCCATGAACCTTACCAGGAGCCTCTAGACAGAGTTTCCACTCATCCCCGCCCACAGGACTCCAGCCAGTGCTTGTCTGTTCAGGATGATGTGGATCCAGACAGTCTCAGTGATGCTAGCCGCTCAGATGATGGACCTGTTctggagaaaacaaagaagaatcAGGCCAGAACTGGATCTGTGTCTACAGGGGGCACTGGTCCTCAGTTCAAGGGTCCAGAGAAAGTGTCTCCCTCCGCTAAATCCACCTCTTTCTACATTGGTTCTGAAGACAGTCCAGGCAAACCAGACCCAGCCCGCAGCCCGTTACAGTCTGAAAGGACAAGAGACCCCCCAGCTAAAACTCCTCCAACCACAGTCCTGATCCGACACCTGAGTGGACATGAACCCCGCAGAACAGGTGTTAAACCGAACAGCTCTGCTCCAAACCTccaaacacaggacaaagactCTGTCCCCACTAAAGACAGCTGCATGTCAGCCATCGTCCGGCAGGAGAGCTTCACCAAAGACCGCCCCAGCGACACTGTCCAGATGAAGAAGCTTCCCCACATCTCTAGCCACCCGTCCATTAGAGACctggagcagaggagggagaacTTCCAGGAGACGCAGTCCTTCCtccaggagggagagggagcttTGTCCTCTCTGGACATCAAGTTCCCCTCGTCTGGCTCCGGTCGTAGTTCAAAGAAAGGAGGCTCCTCCACCCACATGGATGACTCCTTCTCTGGTGAATCGGACGTGGACACAGCGAGCACCGTGAGCCAGgtaagcagcaaaaacattccAGTCAGCTCTGCCTCTAAAAAGCGTCCCGCCATCAGCAGCCTACAGAAGGAGAAGTCCTCCTCTAGCCCATCCATCCAAGAGAAGGGACGGCAAACCACTGCCCGCGAGCGGCTTTCTGAAAAGCGCAGAAACCAAGTGACATCAGATTCGTCAAGCAAGGCAGAAGCAGCAAAGCGCTTCCAGATGCGCCGCAGTGCAGGCAACCGTGGATCCCTGGATCTGTCAGAGGGTCAGCAGGGTTCTGGTCCTCACTGGACTGAAACAACATCATCTGACCATGAAATCTCTCGTCCGTCCAGCCGTAGCAAGAAACTCATCGCCCCTCTTCAGAAAGAAGACAACGGAAAGACACCAAAGACATCAGCGCAGCAGGTTCTGACAAGGTCCAACAGCCTCTCAGCACCACGACCAACTCGGGCATCAATGCTTCGTCGAGCACGTCTGGGCGAGGCCTCAGATAATGAAGGTGCTGAGACTGATCGGGGCTCCCAGAATTCAGACCACATCATTGCTCCAACCAAAGTGTCCGCAGAGGGGAAGAAGCTGTCCAGGCTGGACATCTTAGCGATGCCGAGGAAGAGAACTGGCTCCTTCACAGCTCCCAGCGATAACGAAACGTCCTCCACTGGCCGCTCGGGAATCTCAAACAGGAACTCTGAGTCTGCCGCCACCAGGAAGACATCTGTGGGTGACGCCCGCCAGGCAGTGAGCAAAGGGGGTGGAACCATGGGTAAGCAGCCACTGACCCGCACCCGGTCCAGTGGAGCCAAGTACCCGAGCACAG CTTCGCGTCGCAGACAGAAGGGCTCCGACTTCTCTTCATCCTCGGAGGAAGATTACGAGATGACCACCGGGACCTCCAAAGCCAAGCGATCCTCTCATCCCTCCGCCTCCGCCCAGACGCCACGTGGCCACCGCACAGCTGCTGCCAGATCCAAGTCTGTTTCCCTGGAGacggaggaggacgaggaccaGAATGAGGTCGACCCCTACCAGAACTGGTCCACGCACAGCGCCGAGATCGCCAA GCTCAGTCAGGACCTCGCCAAAGATCTCGCCATCTTGGCGAAGGAGATCCACGATGTTGCCGGGGACGGAGACTCCCCGAGCTCGGGCATGGGCGCCACCACCTCCCCCAGCTCGCTGCCCAACACGCCGGCCTCCACCATCTCTGCCAGGGAGGAg GCGCCATCTTATCCATACTTACGTGGAGCTCGACCATCTCAG GTGATTCTGGACAATCTGATGCTGAATCCAGTGTCTCAGCTGTCTCAGGCCATCCGGGAGAACACGGAGCAGCTGGCAGAGAAAATGAA GGTTCTGTTCCAGAACAAGGCCGAGGTCTGGGAGGAGATAGAAGCCAAGATCAACGCTGAGAACGAAGTCCCCATCCTGAAAACCTCCAACAAG GAAATTACCTCCATTCTGAAAGAGCTGAGAAGAGTCCAGAGGCAGCTTGAAG TTATAAACACCATCGTGGAGCCCGGCGGGAGCGTCCAGCCTGCCGCCGTGGGGACGTCGTCTGTCGGTCAGACTCGACCGTCCTCGAGGGAGAAGAAACCCGCCACCAAACCCCGCGGCGCCCCCCCGACCTCCAACGCCAATGAAAGCACCAAAAGACCACCTCGTGGACCCGACGGGGCCCACTACATGGCCTGA